Within Desulfovibrio legallii, the genomic segment GACGTCGTCCCGCGCCCATTCGCCGGCCCGCAGGCAAACCAGGGCTTCCAGGCCCAGCACGCCTTCCGTCAGCAGGGGCGCGTCCCGCTCCATCAGGGTTGGGCCGCCCTGAAGGCAGCAGGTGCCGCAACGGCGGCACACCGGCCCCTCGTGGGGCGTAGCGGCCGTGGGTTCCAGTGGGCTCATAGGCACTCCTCATGTTGTTCCGAGGCCGCCGCGCCGCCGTGGAATCGGCCGCCCCAGCGTCGCCCGCACCAACGGGAAAAACGCTCCATATAATAGTAATACACCGGTGTAATATAGAGCGTTACCAGCTGCGAAAAGCACAGTCCGCCCACCACGGCCAGGCCCAGAGCACGCCGGGCCTCGGCCCCGGCCCCAATGCCCACGGCAATGGGCAGGGCCCCCATAAGGGCGGCCATGGTGGTCATCATAATAGGCCTGAAGCGCACCTGGCAGCCCTCGGCAATGGCCGCAAGCGGGCTGAGGCCGGGGTCGCGGCGCTGAGCCTCCAGGGCGAAGTCCAGCATCATGATGGCGTTCTTCTTGACGATGCCAAGAAGCATGATGATGCCCACAAAGCCGTAGAGGTCCAGCTCCAGCCCGAACAGCCGCAAGGTGACGAGCGCGCCGAAGCCCGCCGAAGGCAGGCCGGACAAGATGGTCAGCGGATGGATGAAACTTTCATACAATATGCCGAGTACAAGGTAAATAACCACAATGGCCAGCGCCAGCAGCCAGCCCATGCCTGTCAGCGAGCTCTGAAAGGCCTGGGCCGTGCCCTGGGATTCGGCATTGACCGTATCGGGCAGCAGCGGCCGGGCGGCGGCCTCCACGGCGGCCAGGCCCTGGCTCAGGGCCACGCCGGGCCGCAGATTGTACGAAATGGTCACCGAAGGGAACTGCCCGTTATGGCTCACGGCTATGGGCCCCACGCCGGGCGTGAAGTGGGCCAGGGCGTCCAGGGGCACGAGATCACCGTTTTTGGCGCGCACATAGAGGCGGGAAAGGGCCGAGGCGTCGCGCTGAAATTTTTTCTGCAGCTCCAGAAACACGGAGTAGTCGTTGGTGGGCGCGTAGATGGTGGAAATCTCGCGCGAGCCGTAGGCCGATTGCAGGGCCAGCTCAATCTGCTGCGGGCTTACGCCCAGGGCCGCGGCGCGGTTGCGGTCGATATGCACGCGCATTTCCGGGTTTTTCAGCTGCAGGTCGCTGTTCACGTCCTGCACCTGGGGCAGGGCGCGCAGGGCTTCTTCTATCTTTTGGGCGCTCTCGTAAAGGGCGTGCGTGTCGGCCCCGAACAGCGTGTACTGGTAGAGCGCCTTGGAGGCCCGGCCGCCGATGCTGATGGCCGGCGGCACCCGCACAAAAACCCGCAGCGCCGGAGAGACGTTGAGATCCCGACGCAGGCGCTGGGCCACGGCCTCAATGCCCGGCCGCTGCCCGGCGGGCCTGAGGCGCATGAGCAGGATGCCGTTATTCATGCTCTGACTGCCGCCCACAATGCCCACGACGGAGTTGAAGCGGGCCACATGGGGGTCGCGCTCCAGGATGGGATCCAGACTGTGCTGGGCCGCCACCATGCCCTCGTAAGAGATGCCCTGCTCCGCCTCGGTGCTGGCCACAAGCTGGCCCATATCCTCCGTGGGCAGAAAGCCCTTGGGGATAACGTAGCCCAGCCAGCAGGTCAGGGCCAACAGCGCCAACGAAGCCAGCAGCGTGGTGCGGGGGCGGCGCAGCACCACGGCCAGGGAACGGGCGTAGGCCGCGGCCAGGCGGTCGAAACCGCGCTCCAGCCAGCCGTAAAGGCCGCCGTAGGCGGGCCTGTGCCCGGCCGCATTGCGCGGCGCAGCGCGGAGAAAATAGGCGCAGAGCATGGGCGTGAGCGTCAGGGAGACCAGACCGGAACACAGTATGGCCGCAATGATGACCACGGCAAATTCCCGAAACAGCCGCCCCACTATGCCCCCCATGAACAGCACGGGAATGAACACCGCAGCCAGCGACAGGGTCATGGAAACGATGGTGAAGCCGATTTCGGCCGCGCCGTCGTAAGCCGCCGTAAGGGGATCCTTGCCCATTTCCTGGTGGCGGACGATGTTTTCCAGCATGACGATGGCGTCGTCCACCACAAAGCCCACGGCCAGGGTCAGGGCCATGAGCGAAAGGTTGTCCAGGCTGTAGCCCAGCACGGCCATGACCGCAAAAGTTCCCACCACGGACATGGGCAGGGCCAGGCTGGGAATGACAGTGGCGGGCAGGTTGCGCAAAAAGAGAAAAATGACCAGCACCACCAGAAAGATGGTCAACACCAGGGTGAACTTCACGTCGGCCACGGATTCGCGGATGGATTCCGAACGGTCGTAAAAAATCTCCACCCCCACGGAAGGCGGCAACTGGCGCTCCAGGGAGGGCAACAGGGCGCGGATGGCGTCCACCACCTGCACGGTGTTGGTGCCGGGCTGCCGCTCCACGGCCAGGGTCATGGCGGGGCGGCCCCCGTTGCCCCAGCTGAGCTGCTTGTCCTGCTTGACGCTGTCCACCACCTCGCCCAGGTCGCGCAGGCGCACGGGCGCGCCGTTGCGGTAGGCCACCACCGTGTCGCGGAAGGCGCGGGCGTCATAGAGCTGGCCGGAAGACTTGATGGCGCGGGATTGCCGCTCCCCTTCCAGGGAACCCGTGGGCAGCATGCTGTTGGCCGCGGCCACGGCGTCGGCCACCTCGTCGATGCCCAGGCCGCGCGTGGCCAGGGCGTCCGGGTCCAGCTGCACGCGCACGGCGTATTTTTTCTGCCCGTAGATGATCACCTGGGCCACGCCCTCCACCATGGAAAGGCGCTGGCCGATGAGCGTGTCGGCGTATTCGTTAAGGGCATAAAGCGGCAGCGTGGCCGAGGAGACCCGCAGGTACAGAATGGGCAGATCCGCGGGGTTGACCTTGCGGAAGCTGGGGGGCGTGGTCATGTTGGCGGGCATGCGCCGCTGGGCCAGGCCGATGGCCGACTGCACGTCCAGGGCCGCCGCGTCGATGTTGCGGTCCAGGGCGAACTGAATGGTGATGCGCGTGCGCCCCGTGGAGTTGACCGACGAAATGGAGTCAATGCCCGCAATGGTGAAAAATTCTTTTTCCAGGGGCGTGGCTACGGAAGCGGCCATGGTTTCCGGATCGGCTCCGGCCAGCTCGGCCATGACCTGGATGGTGGGAAAATCCACGGTGGGCAGCTGGTTGACGGGCAGGTTGCGGTAGCCGGTCAGCCCGAAAAAAAGCATGCCCAGCATGATGAGCACGGTGGCCACCGGGCGGCGGATGAACAACGCGGCGGGGTTGGCGTTCATACAGTGTCCTCCGCAAAAGGGAGCGGCGCCCCGGCCTGCGCGCAGGCTGCGGGAAGGCAGGGCCTCAGGCCGCCGCCTGCCGCAGCAGCAGAAAAAGCCCCAGGCCGCAGCACAGCACGCCGATAATCCGCCGCAGCATGGACGTGGGCGTGCGCCGCGCCAGGGCCAGACCGCCCGCAAAGCCCAGCAGCTCCAAGCCGCAGAGCAGCGGAAGAAGGGAAAAATCCACATGCCCGGCACGCGCGTTGCCCAGCGTGCCGAACAGGGCAGTGACGATCTGGTAGGGCATGGAAACCCCCACCGCCGTCATGGGCGGAACCCCCACCACAATCATCCAGGGAATGGAAAGTACGGGCCCCCCGGCCCCGGTCATGCCCGCCAGAAGCCCGGTCACCGCGCCGATGGCGCACAGGCCCCGCCCGCTCTGCCAGAAAACGCTGCCCCCGCCAGGGCGGGGCGGCCGCAAGGCGCACAGCCCGGCGAATAGAATGGTGCAGGCCAGCAGCGCCACCAGCGGCCCGGCCGGCACAAACGCGCCCAGCAGCGCCCCCGGCAGCGTCGCCAGACCGCCCAGCATATAGGGCAACGCCGTGCGCCGGGGAACCTGCCCCAGGCGGCAGTACATCCAGGTGCCCGCCAGGGCCACGGGAAGAAAGGAGGCCAGGGCCGTGCCCATGGCCTCGTGGGGCTCCAGGCCGCTCAAAAGGATCAGGGCCGGAGGCACC encodes:
- a CDS encoding efflux RND transporter permease subunit produces the protein MNANPAALFIRRPVATVLIMLGMLFFGLTGYRNLPVNQLPTVDFPTIQVMAELAGADPETMAASVATPLEKEFFTIAGIDSISSVNSTGRTRITIQFALDRNIDAAALDVQSAIGLAQRRMPANMTTPPSFRKVNPADLPILYLRVSSATLPLYALNEYADTLIGQRLSMVEGVAQVIIYGQKKYAVRVQLDPDALATRGLGIDEVADAVAAANSMLPTGSLEGERQSRAIKSSGQLYDARAFRDTVVAYRNGAPVRLRDLGEVVDSVKQDKQLSWGNGGRPAMTLAVERQPGTNTVQVVDAIRALLPSLERQLPPSVGVEIFYDRSESIRESVADVKFTLVLTIFLVVLVIFLFLRNLPATVIPSLALPMSVVGTFAVMAVLGYSLDNLSLMALTLAVGFVVDDAIVMLENIVRHQEMGKDPLTAAYDGAAEIGFTIVSMTLSLAAVFIPVLFMGGIVGRLFREFAVVIIAAILCSGLVSLTLTPMLCAYFLRAAPRNAAGHRPAYGGLYGWLERGFDRLAAAYARSLAVVLRRPRTTLLASLALLALTCWLGYVIPKGFLPTEDMGQLVASTEAEQGISYEGMVAAQHSLDPILERDPHVARFNSVVGIVGGSQSMNNGILLMRLRPAGQRPGIEAVAQRLRRDLNVSPALRVFVRVPPAISIGGRASKALYQYTLFGADTHALYESAQKIEEALRALPQVQDVNSDLQLKNPEMRVHIDRNRAAALGVSPQQIELALQSAYGSREISTIYAPTNDYSVFLELQKKFQRDASALSRLYVRAKNGDLVPLDALAHFTPGVGPIAVSHNGQFPSVTISYNLRPGVALSQGLAAVEAAARPLLPDTVNAESQGTAQAFQSSLTGMGWLLALAIVVIYLVLGILYESFIHPLTILSGLPSAGFGALVTLRLFGLELDLYGFVGIIMLLGIVKKNAIMMLDFALEAQRRDPGLSPLAAIAEGCQVRFRPIMMTTMAALMGALPIAVGIGAGAEARRALGLAVVGGLCFSQLVTLYITPVYYYYMERFSRWCGRRWGGRFHGGAAASEQHEECL
- a CDS encoding sulfite exporter TauE/SafE family protein, which translates into the protein MLLAALYATCLVVGVLVGLAGVGGILVPPALILLSGLEPHEAMGTALASFLPVALAGTWMYCRLGQVPRRTALPYMLGGLATLPGALLGAFVPAGPLVALLACTILFAGLCALRPPRPGGGSVFWQSGRGLCAIGAVTGLLAGMTGAGGPVLSIPWMIVVGVPPMTAVGVSMPYQIVTALFGTLGNARAGHVDFSLLPLLCGLELLGFAGGLALARRTPTSMLRRIIGVLCCGLGLFLLLRQAAA